Proteins from a single region of Anomalospiza imberbis isolate Cuckoo-Finch-1a 21T00152 unplaced genomic scaffold, ASM3175350v1 scaffold_63, whole genome shotgun sequence:
- the LOC137467436 gene encoding maestro heat-like repeat-containing protein family member 9, translating into MVRYIHQWLMANQFAEHRLNRALLDLTKEQPADVVMTLLRVAPSCDRAALTMWKSIMCSPRTAEPAQLILLDVLGSWPEHSTCTSDGDKTGVFVLAATVVMWKILQMPCVPHVVTVYFPRLFVHLLFQVFFSTLDVPAEVDTFWKGCQQQYGLATNPNRCSMPVLLSLPGAQGRSQCSQRDLGFALHAGLQCGP; encoded by the exons atggtgaggtacatccaccagtggctcatggccaatcagtttgctgagcacaggctgaacagggccctgctggatctcaccaaagagcagcctgctgacgtagtaatgacgctcctgcgtgtggccccatcctgtgacag agctgctttgaccatgtggaagagcatcatgtgctcgcccaggactgcggagccggcgcagctgatactcctcgatgtgctggggagctggccagagcacagcacgtgcacctccgatggggacaaaacgggtgtctttgtcctggct gcaactgtggtgatgtggaagatcctccagatgccctgtgtcccacatgtagtgaccgtgtatttcccccgcctctttgtgcatctgctcttccaagtgttcttcagcacgttggatgtgccagcggaggtcgataccttctggaagggatgccagcagcaatacggccttgccaccaaccccaacaggtgctccatgccagtcctcctgtccctgccaggtgcccagggcaggagccagtgctcccagcgtgacctgggctttgctctgcatgcaggtttgcagtgcggaccctga
- the LOC137467442 gene encoding serine/threonine-protein kinase pim-1-like produces the protein MVLERPEHSQDLHHFIRERVVLSEELARDLFRQVLEAVRHCTSCGVLHRDIKPKNILVDLATGQAKLIDFGCGTYLQDTAYTRFAGTRSYSPPEWTQFGWYYGKPATIWSLGILLHQMVCGEHPFRRGWNISCDHELSLPGRLSQGGSSSLATGAIPLGSLLGSGGFGSVFAATRLSDGAPVAIKRVPRNRVRHWGELPDGTSAPLEVVLLDKVSSGCTGVIQLLEWLELPDSVVLVLERPERCQELSGFLAERRFLPEEEARGLFRQVLEAVRHCTSCGVLHRDIKPENILLDLATGQLKLIDFGCGAFLQDTAYTQFAGTLSYSPPEWIHHQCYHGEAATIWSLGLLLYHLVMGKHPFRRGQEIIWGRILFPRRLSQECQDLIKRCLSMQPLDRPSLEE, from the exons atggtgctggaacgcccagagcactctcaggacctgcaccatttcattcgggAACGGGTGGTCCTGTCcgaggagttggcgcgggatctgttccgccaggtgctggaggccgtgcggcactgcaccagctgcggggtcctgcacagggacatcaagcccaagaacatcctggttgacctggccaccgggcaggccaaattgattgactttggctgtggcacctacctgcaggacacagcctacactcgctttgcag gaacacggtcatacagccccccggaatggacccagtttggctggtactacggcaagccagctaccatctggtccctgggcatcctgctgcaccagatggtctgcggggagcaccctttcaggaggggctggaacaTCAGCTGTGACCATGAGCTCTCGCTGCCaggacggctctctcaaggtggatcctcatctctggccacgggggcaatacca ctgggttcgctgctgggcagcggcggcttcggcagcgtcttcgcagccacgcggctctcggacggcgccccg gtggccatcaaaagggtgccacggaaccgcgtccggcactggggcgagctg cccgacggcaccagcgcacccctggaggtcgtgctgctggacaaggtgtcctctggctgcactggtgtcattcagctcctggagtggcttgagctccctgacagcgtcgtgctggtgctggagcgtccggagcggtgccaggagctgtcgggtttcctggcggagcggaggttcctgccggaggaggaggcgcgggggctgttccgccaggtgctggaggctgtgcggcactgcaccagctgcggggtcctgcacagggacatcaagcctgagaacatcctgctcgacctggccaccgggcagctgaaactgattgactttggctgtggcgccttcctccaagacacagcctacacccagtttgcag gaaccctgtcctacagcccaccagagtggatccaccaccaatgctaccacggcgaggcagcgacgatctggtccctgggcctcctgctgtaccacctggtcatggggaagcacccgttcaggaggggccaggagatcatctgggggcggatcttgttcccacgacggctctctcaag agtgccaggatctcattaagaggtgtttgtccatgcagcccttggacaggccatccttagaagag